A segment of the Natrinema sp. SYSU A 869 genome:
CTTGCGTACCACTCCGCGGCTGTGATCGCCCTCTCCGCGTCCAGTCCCGAGTTGGTGGGGTAGTTATCCCACAGCTGGCCACCGTGTTCACGGATGAACGAGTTGAGGATGTAAATATTCATCCCGTACCCCTTCTGACCGCGACCGGCAGTCCCGACGACATCAGACTCGTTTTCGTGGATCGTCTGGGCGTTCGAGACGAACTCGTCGAGTGTTTCGGCGACCTCCAATCCGTATTCCTCGTAGAGGTCCGTTCGGTAGAACTGCGTCAGAACCTCCACGGTGATTGGGATACCTGTCCACGTATCGCTGTAGCCACCGCCGTGTGCCTGCCAGCGTGTAGCCTCGAAGAGGTCGTCCATCGCGTACCAGTCCTCGTCATACATGCTGTCGTCGTCGAAGTACGAGTCGAGCGGTTGGAGCCACCCCGCCTCGCGGAATTGGTTGACGACCTGGTCGACGAAGAACACATCCCACTCGCCAGCACCGGTGCTGATGTCGGTGAGTCGCTTGGTTCGAAACTCCTGTTCGGGCAGGATGTTCCACCGGACATCGATTCCGGTCAGTTCCTCAAAGACGGGGATCGCGGGTTCGATGGCGGCGACCCATGGATGCTGGACGGCCCCGATGTCGATCGTCGAGCCCTCGAACTGCTGCCAATCGATGTCGGCTTCCTCGTAGTCGTCGACGGGGAGGTCGACATCCTCGAGACTGGCCTCGCTATCACTACCGCCTCGCGTACAACCCGCGAGACCGCCGAGCAGTCCGACACCTGTTGCTTTGATAAAGTTACGCCTGTTCCGTCCGCTGCGTTT
Coding sequences within it:
- a CDS encoding sugar ABC transporter substrate-binding protein — its product is MASKRSGRNRRNFIKATGVGLLGGLAGCTRGGSDSEASLEDVDLPVDDYEEADIDWQQFEGSTIDIGAVQHPWVAAIEPAIPVFEELTGIDVRWNILPEQEFRTKRLTDISTGAGEWDVFFVDQVVNQFREAGWLQPLDSYFDDDSMYDEDWYAMDDLFEATRWQAHGGGYSDTWTGIPITVEVLTQFYRTDLYEEYGLEVAETLDEFVSNAQTIHENESDVVGTAGRGQKGYGMNIYILNSFIREHGGQLWDNYPTNSGLDAERAITAAEWYASLLQDYGPGGASSQTWSDVLSMMQSGNAGHIVSDANLFWPDLTDPEASDAADNIGIAKAPAPADGEFAPNSYAWQISTSKNADNSAEAFLFMLWASSEPTTTWMHLNNGAAFSVRQSVWENDEFRSRVGEDFAQVTLESLQATAPDPFDSQYPEWGQTYSEEIQTAIAGNQSVEEAMTNSATAAEDVAGE